The stretch of DNA CGCAGGTAAAATTCATAATTACTGATAAAATCATGGTCGACAGCTTTAATATCGATATCTGCTACCTGGTATTTCCACTCCATAAAGCTTAGGGTGTGGCGCAAAGATGTTTCATAACGCGTTAGGGTACCTGCCGCATATTCGTTGCCGACTAACGCTGCTATCTTTTTGTTATGGTCTTTAAAAACATTGATCAAGGTCCTCAATTTTTCGGTTTTACCCAATAACTTGTTTTTAAGTAAGTCTGCGGTTATCAAAACTCCAGCTTCTGTTAACGTTTTGTGCGCCTCATAAACCTGCGATTGCAGGTTGTCAAGATAGGCGTTAAACGATTTGATTTCTTCTTTAGTGCCACGAAAGCGCCCTAATTTGCTGTTCCAGTTGGCAGGCAGGCATTCCCTGCAGGAGGTAGTTTCGGCGCGTTTACCATTTACAGTAATACGCAAATAGACGGGCATTGGCCCTTTTTCATAGTTTTTTGGCCTCTTTAAATAAAAGAGCAAGCTGAATGTAGTTTTCATACGGTTTTAAGCGTTAAAAGTGAAACAAAAGTAAGCTTGCAATTAGAACTTCACAAGATGTTCAACACTTGAACAGGTTGAATATCAAATAGATAAGTAGATATTGGTGAGTAAGAGAATCTCTGAAATTACTCACCGAATTACGCACTTCTTTATAGCGATTTGGTGAATATTATAGTCATTTAGCCTAAAAACAAAAGCCTGCAATCATTTGATTTGCAGGCTTCTATCTGTTTTTCATATTGAACTTGGCGGAGAGGGAGGGATTCGAACCCTCGATACACTTTTGGCGTATACACACTTTCCAGGCGTGCTCTTTCGACCACTCAGACACCTCTCCGGAGGTTATAAGGAGCGCAAAGGTAAAAATATAACGCTTATGGGCAATAAAAAAGCAGCCCCCTAATATTAGGGGGCTGCTAAACGAAAACTCTAACTCACAAAAACTAAACTTATATGCTGTATTTAACTAACTATTATAATAGATGGTTATTTACCGCAAAGGTTTAAACGGTTTTAAATTATTTGGTGATTATGCAGATGTATATTTTAGTTATGTTTGCTGCGGATTTGCCAATAAGGGCATTATAAAAAAGCTTGTTTTGTTTCGATGCTGAACATCAACGAGATCAAAAAACCCATAGCTGCAGAAATAGACGTTTTTGAAGAGAAATTCCGCTCTTCGATGAAAAGCTCTGTACCCCTGCTTGATCGTATTACCCATTACATTGTTAAGCGTAAAGGCAAGCAAATAAGGCCCATGTTTGTGTTTTTTTCGGCCAGTATATGCGGCGGAATTAACGAAAGTACCCACCGCGGAGCGGCCCTGGTAGAGCTTTTGCATACTGCTACACTGGTGCACGATGATGTGGTTGATAACTCGTACCAGCGCCGGGGCTTTTTCTCGATAAACGCTTTATGGAAAAACAAGATAGCCGTGCTGGTGGGCGATTACCTGCTATCAAAAGGCTTGCTGCTGTCTATTGATAACGGCGATTTTAAGCTGCTTAAAATAGTATCAGAAGCGGTAAAGCAAATGAGCGAGGGCGAGTTGCTGCAGATTGAAAAGGTAAGACGAATGGATATTGGCGAAACGGTATATTACGAAGTGATACGCCAAAAAACAGCTTCGCTTATCGCATCCTGCTGTGCATGTGGTGCGGCATCGGCCGGTGCCGATGATGCCACTATCGAAAAAATGCGCCTGTTTGGCGAGAAGATAGGCATCGCTTTCCAGATAAAGGATGATATGTTTGATTTTGGTACCGATGATGTGGGTAAACCGCTAGGCATTGATATCAAAGAAAAAAAGGTGACCCTGCCGCTTATATATGCCTTAAATAATGCCGATAGCAGCGAGAAAAAGCACATCATTAACCTGGTAAAAAACCATAACGACGACTCGAAGAAGATAAACGAGATCATCAGGTTTGTTAAGGAAAAGGGCGGGTTGCAATATGCCGAAACGCAAATGAAAACCTACACCGCCGCAGCCTTTGATATTTTAAATACTTTCCCCCCCGGCGAAGCCCGCACAGGCCTGGAGCAACTGGTGCGCTTTACCACCGAGCGTAATAAATAGAGCCAAATATTAACTTTGACAAATTTTTAAAAGTCGCTATCGCTCGTTCGGGATGGCATTTAAAAAAGGCTGTCATTTCGAACGACGGAGGAGGAGAAATCTTGTTCATTATGCAAATTCACCACCTGTCATTCGAACAAGATCCCTCCTCGCTATCGCTCGTTCGGGATGACATGGTGGATATAGTGTCTACTTCTGCTGTATGGTTATCCCATTCATATTCATAACACGGGCTACCATACCCCAGCCATAAAAATAATTAGTTACCCGCACCATCAACAGGTTATTGCCGGCCTTAAGCGGCACTTCAAATGTGGTGTTGGCTATATCCAGCCTGCCATCGGGGTATTTACGTATGGGTTGCGGGTAGTCGTTTTTATCCATGTAAAGCAAGCCGCCGTTTATATATACATGCACAAAATCGCTAAAGCCCAGTTGCATTTTTATCACCTGGTCGGTTTTTGAATGTATATTGGTTTTTAACCATACAAAGCGGTTTTTATTTTGCACGCCGCCGCCCCGGTTCTCAACCCCGCCAAACTTGCGCGTCAGGTTTATCAGTCCGCGTCGCTCGGCTAATATGGGCTCAAATTTGCTGGTATCATTCGGCATGTCGTCTTTCAAAAACTCCTGGCCGGCCTCTAACTGGCGTGGGGTAGTAACATCCCAGCGGCGTATGTAGTTAACGTCGTGGTCGGTAAGGTCGGCACCTGCCTGTGGCGATAGCCATTCTGTTTCATTCGGCTTTATCACCAAATTGGCAAAGTAGGCCTGCCCGTCAAAAGCAATGCTGCCGTTTTGCGTATCGCCCTCCAGGCGGGGTATTTGCAGCGTAGGTTTGGCCATATCATTTAAATACACCAGCATTTGCATGCCCGATATAACCAGTTTAAAGTGGTTCCAGCCGGTATTGTTAATAGCCGCGGGTGCCTGGTAGTGGTTCATCATATCCCAAAGGTTTACCCCATGTAGTATGGGCGCGTATTGTATGGCATCGTTACGCTGTTCGGTTTCGTCGGGCTTGCAGCGCAGGTACACCAATTCGCTTTGGTTGGGGTTTTGCTGCCTAAAGTAAACGCTTAAAAATGCCCCACCTTTAAAGGGTAGCGGCTCGGCATCAAACTCAATGGTGCCGTTGGTAAAATCAACACCCTTTAATGTTACCAGTTGATTGCCGGGCAATATCTTCATGGCGTTAACGCCCTTGTAGTTTACGTATTCTACCTTTTGTTTAGTGGTATCAAAAGCAGCGGCCTGCATAGCAATATGCAATTCTTTTGCTTTGGCTGTTTTTTTGGTTTGCGCAAAAAGGGGTTGCATGGTAAGCAGGCAAAACAGTAACATTGTTAACTGTTTAAGTTTGTGGGGATAAGGTTTATTTTTCATCTTTATTTTTGTTTTTGATAAAGTTGAGGCGATACAGCGGTAAACCCATATTCAAGTACATTCAAATACGTTCAAAGGCTTTAAGCAATGGGGAAAGAAGAATTTTACGTAATAAAGGCGCGCCTGCTGGCCGAACAGGCACTGGCCTGGGGCGACAGCACCGAATGGAGCGACCTTGATTTTGAAAAACTTGGAGAACGAATATTTGACAAAACCGGCAGCCTGCTTAGCATCACCACACTAAAAAGGCTATGGGGCAGGGTAAAGTACGATAGCTCGCCCAATGCCGCCACCCTAAATGTGCTTGCCCGCTTTATTGGTTTTGCCGACTGGCGCGGTTTTAAGCAGCATATAGATGCCGAAAGGCCTGTTATTGCACCGGTAAAAACATCTACGCAAAAAAAGAAAAGCTATTTCCCTGTTGTTTTAGCGGCGGCTATAACGGCTGTTATTTTAGGCGTTATCATCGCCTGGAGCTTTAAACCCAAACCTGTTAAGGCCATAAACCTTAGTGTCCCCGTTAAGTTTAGCAGCCGTAAGGTAACAGAAGGCCTGCCTAATTCGGTAGTGTTTAATTACGATGTATCGGCTTTGGGGGTTGATAGCGTTACCCTGCAACAATCCTGGGATACCAGGCGCAACGAACGCCTGTCGGCCAATCTAAAGGAGCATACTTCTATTTATTATTACCCCGGCTACTTTGGCGCCAAACTGCTGGTAAATGGCCATACTATTAAGGAGAGCCCCGTGTTTATTAAAACCAATGGCTGGATGGGTATTATTGAAAAGGACCCGGCACCTACTTACCTAAGCAATGCCGATATACACCTGCCCGGTGGTATGGGTATATCAGCAAAAACCTTGGCTGCCAAAGCAGGCACTACCGTGTTTAATAACTTTGAGATAAGCTTTAATAATGTGCGCGAATTTAAGGGCTTAAACGGTGGCGATTTTATACTGACCACCACCCTGCAAAATACATCGACCGCACAGGAATCATCGTGCCGCAAGGTGAGGGTTTGCATACTGGGTAAAAGTAATGCCATCATTATCCCGCTGGCCGATAAGGGCTGTATATCCGACCTGTATATGTACACCTCATCTGAATGGGTGAACGGAAAAAATAAGGACCTGAGCGCCTTTGGCTGCGATTTTAGCAAGCCCCAGCAATTTGCCTGCAGCGTAAAGGATATGAAACTTACCGTAAACCTTAACGGCAAACCCATATTTACCGCGCCCATTACCCAAACCATCGGCGATATTATTGGCCTATCCATTAGTTTTGAAGGGGCAGGGGAGATAAAAGATGTGAAATTGGAAAACAGTAAAGGGGTGTTGCTGGATGATAAGTTTTAAATTTCTTCCCCACCCTCTTTACGCTTGCGTAGAGAGGGTCGACGAACGAAGTGATGTCGGGGTGAGTCAGCCCAACGCATAAGTAAAATAAACCCATCAGCAACTATGTTACATAAACTTGTTAACTTCGTAACATGCAAGCCTTTGATCTCAGCTTACTAAAGTTTGGCGTATTTGATGTGTTGGATGTATTGCTGGTAGCTTTTATTATTTACCAGTTATATAACCTTATACGCGGCACCATAGCGGCCAATATATTTATTGGGCTTATTACCATTTACTTGTTGTATTTAGTGGTGAAGGCCCTGCACATGCAGCTGCTTACGGGCATACTGGCCAAGTTTGTTGATGTGGGTATCATTGCCATCATCATTGTTTTTCAGCAGGAGGTAAGGCGCTTTTTGCTGCTGGTGGGTAAAAATGCTTCGCTGCAGCGCAACAAGGCCTGGTGGAAATACTTTTTTGGCAAGGCCGAAGCCGAAAAGAACAACTACGCCCGCATTAAACCTATTATTGATGCCTGCAAAACCATGAAACAAACCCGCACGGGTGCACTCATAGTATTTGCCAAATACTACGATGAGCAGTTTTACCAAAATAGCTGCGAGGTACTTGAAGCCAAGATATCTAAACGGATGCTGGAAACCATTTTTCAGAAAAACAGCCCCTTGCACGATGGCGCGGTGGTGATATCAGAGAACAAGATCAAATCGGCCAGTTGCATACTACCCGTAACCGAAAAGGCGGATCTGCCCGCGCAGTTTGGCTTACGCCACAGGGCCGGCATAGGGGTAACCGAATCAAACGATGCCACAGCCATCATCGTATCCGAAGAAACCGGCGAAATATCATACGCCAAGCAGGGCCGCATTAAAATGGATATCAGCTTCGCTGAGCTGGAAAAGCTGCTGAATAAGGATTTTTAGAAAAGGCCGTCATGCCGTCCGCCGGCTGGCGGATCGGCATCTCACATGCCATTAATCCGCGCCTCAAAGCCTATCCTAAGAGAGAACCCCAACAAGTTTGTTAGGGCTTAGCAGTAACCAACGGCGGCGTACGCTCTACCATCACCACAGGTATCCTTGATGAACCACTTAACTTCGCTATGGGCATTTTAGATTGGCCCGGTAATACAGCAACCGGCATATGGTCGGTATTGTTGGCTACCAACAATTTGTTGGTACTGTAGTCGGTTAGCTTGCCTAAAGCGGCTAAATTTTGCAGGTTGTTATTCCCCTTTAACATGGGCGAGGTAAGCCAGCTGCTGTCGGCTTTAAACGGCTGCAAAAGCAAGGTATTATTTAAATTATTGTTAAGCGGGGCGGGTTGTTTTTTTTGAGCCATCAACTTACCCGACGCGGCAAAAAGTACGATCAATAATAAAGCCTTTTTCATGACGATTGGTGTTGTAGTGCTAAGATAATACTTTTCTTTTAATGGATATTTTTGGTAAATGTTAAAATGGATTTTTTAACATTTCGCTGCCCAACTATTGTTTATATCGAATATTTTTTTAAATTAGTAATACGGCAACCAACAAAAAAAACGAAAATGCCACACAGGCATCAACAATAATTTGCAAAACCCCACAGCGGAAGGAACAACAGATATATAAACCAAAGAAGCCGCCTGCTAATTAACAGGCGGCTTCTTTGGTTACTAAAAAATAGCTTATTCGGCTTTGGCAATATCGGCTAAAGCTTTATCAATAGCCGCCACCGAAGCGGTGTCGCCCATGGCACTACGTGCAGCTTTGATACTGTTTAACGATGCCACAGCCTGTGGCGATACGCCGTACTTTTTGTACTTAACACCAAACTCAGTTATTGATTTAATGCCCTTTTGAGCCCATTCGCTGCTTTTTATACGGCCGGTGAATGCGGCAAACTTGGCCATTAAGCCGTATTGGGTTTGGGGCTGGCTTTCGCTATAGGCGTTGTAAACAAACTCGTACTGGTCATCAGTACCGTTTGCTGCGTAAATGTTTAGTATAGCCTGGCTTAAAGCGCCTTTATTGTCTTTTTCAAAACCCTTAGCAAGGTTCATAGCATCGCCCGGGTTAAGGTCGCCCAGGGCGGTGAGGGCAGCACCCTGCAACGCATACGATTCGCTGTTTAAAGACTGTTTAAACAACGTAGTAAAGCCTGATGCCTTCAATTTACCTAAGGTGGAAATGGCGGCTGCCTTAACCAGGTTGTTAGGGTCGGTTTGCGCTAATGATGCCAGTATAGGCTGTGCCGCATTGCGTACATCATCATTGCTCATATCCAGCAGGTTAATAGCTTTTATTTGCAGTGGGTAGTACTTATCGTGCAGGGCAGCTATCAGTACCTTTTGGGCGCCTTTATCGCTTTGTTTTTTGCCTGCTGCGGTAATGGCTTCGTTGCGGTCTAAATATAACGGGGCGTTAAAGTACTGAAACACCAGTTCGTCAAGCGTTTTGCTGTCGGTTTTGCGTGCCAGTAAGGCTTTATCGCCGTCTACATTCACCAGGTTAGGTTTAGTGGCTACGCTAAAGTTTAAAGTATCGGTTTTGTCGCGCATCCAAATTTGGTGGCGCTGTACCTTACCACCGGCATAAATATCAACCGCCATAGGTAAAATAAAGGCATTACCGTCCTGTGTTTGTTGCAGGTAAACGGTTTGTAATTTGGTGGTATCGTTATATTTATAGCTGATGTTAAGCGCAGGGTGGCCTGCGCCAAAATACCATTGGTTAAAAAACCAGTTCAGGTCGCGGCCGCTGGCTTCCTCCATTGCTAAGCGTAATTGGTGCGCTTCGCCGTTTTTAAAGGCATTGGTTTTAAGGTAAATGTTTAGGCCTTTGTAAAACGCCGCATTACCTAAGTAGTTGCGTAGCATATATAAAATGCTGCCACCTTTTTGGTAGGTAACCTGGTCAAACATATCCATCTCGCTTTTATAGTGGAAACGCACCAGATTTTTACTTTTGGTATCACCACCGTTTAAATAGCTTAGCCTGTCGCCGTTAATGTGGTCGTCGCCGGCATCTTTGCCGTATTTGTGCTCGGCCCAAAGGGTTTCGCTAAAATCAGCAAATGATTCATTCACAGTAAGGTTGCTCCAGCTTTCGGCGGTTACATAATCGCCAAACCACTGATGGAAAAGCTCATGCACAATGGTGCTGCGGCCGGCATCGTAATAGCGGTCAAGCAATTCGCGGCGGGTGCCCTGTACATATTCGCCATGTAGGGTGGCGCTGGTATTTTCCATTGCGCCGCTTACGTAATCGCGTACCACAATTTGCGAATATTTGTACCATGGGTAATCAACGCCTAATGTTTTCGAGTAAAAATCGATCACCTCGGGTGTAAAACCAAATATATCTTTAGCGTAAGGTGCATATTTAGGCTCTAAATAATAGCTAACCTCTTTGCCTTTCCAGGTGTCTTTTGTTATTTTAAAATCGCCCACGGCCATCATAAACAAGTAAGGCGAGTGCGGCAACTCCTGTTTCCAGGTATCTGTACGGGTGCCATCGCCATTTATTTTTTGCGATGCTAAGCGGCCGTTTGATAAGGTTACATATTTAGCCGGAACTGTCATTACTATCTCGTCGGTAGTTTTTTGGTTCGGTTTATCAATAGTAGGGAACCAGCACGATGAGCTTTCGCTTTCGCCTTGGGTCCATATCTGTGTAGGTTTGTCCTTTTCGGTGCCTAGCGGGTTGATGAAGTATAAACCCTTGGCATCGGTAATAGCCGCGCTGCCCGATGCTTTTAACTCGTTTGGTTTAGCTGTATAATCAATATAAATGGTGTAGTTTTCGCTGTTTTGGTAAACCTTATCCAGTTTAATTAATACGCTAAGGCTATCCTGGTAAGTAAATTTAAGCGGGATGTTTTTGCCGTTTTTTACAACCGCGATGGTTTTAAGGTCCATGCCTTTAGCATCCAGCCTTAAGCTATCGGTAGGGTAAAAGTGAGGTTTTAAAGTAACCCATTCCTTGCCATACATATAGCTTTTTTTGTAATCGAACCGCACATCCAGTTTGGTATGTATCAGATCGTTAATTTTGGTTGGGGTTTCGCGGTAGATCTTTAATGCCGGATCTTCGGGTTTTGGCGCGGCAGTTTGTGCATTGGCGGTGCCTAAAGCACAGGCGCTAAGGCTACCGACTAATACGGCAGCGTAAAGAGTTTTCATATGGTTTTTAGTTTGAAATTGTATGCATGCATAATATAAGCTAAATTATAGTTTTTTATAATAAGCTATGTATGTCAATAATATAAAAATGAAGCCCACATTTCCTGCGTTAGGGAAACTATATTATTTCCCTTTGAGACGATTAGGTGTAATCCTTTGTTACAGGGAATTTGATAAATTTAGGGAGCAACTAATTCAATACAATTGTTACACAACATTATATATAAACCCCTAAATTAGCCATACCAATTATTGCGCTAAACCATTTACCAAACCAAACCCGGTTATTATGCAACGCAGACGATTTATTCAAAACATGGCTGTAACGGCAGGCAGTACCTTTTTATTTAGTAACAGTTCACTTGCTTCGGGCATTTATACAGGCTCGCCTAATAAAAAGGTGGTGCTGGGTGTAATGGGTGTTAACAGTCGCGGTGCTTTTTTAGCCCAAAAACTGGCTGCCATACCCGACGCAGAAATAGGTTATATATGCGATGTTGATAGCATTGCTATGGCCAGATGTATTGCGGATATTGAAAAGATAACCGGTAAAAAACCCATAGGTATAACAGATATACGCCAGCTGTTAGAAAAGAAAGACCTGGATGCTTTAGTAATTGCCGCGCCCGACCACTGGCACGCGCCCGCAACCATTTTGGCCTGCCAGGCGGGCAAGCATGTATATGTAGAAAAACCCTGCAGCCACAACCCTAACGAAGGCGAGATGGCGATTGCTGCATCAATTAAATATAACCGCTTAGTGCAAATGGGCAGCCAGCGCCGATCTTTTGATAACGTACAAAAAATGGTGCAGGAACTGCATAATGGTATTATAGGAAGGGCCTATTTTGCACGGGGATGGTATGTAAACAACCGAAAATCAATTGGTATTGGTAAAGAGGCGCCTGTGCCGCAAAATTTAAATTACGACCTGTGGCAGGGATATGCGCCACGCCGCCCCTATAAAGATAACCTTATACATTATAACTGGCACTGGCACTGGAATTGGGGCACCGGCGAGGCCCTGAACAACGGCACACACGAAATTGACGTGATGCGTTGGGGTTTAGGTGTCGATTTTCCTGAGAAAGTGACCTCAAGCGGCGGCCGATTTGCATTTAAGGATGATTGGGAAACACCTGATACGCAAACCATCCTGGTTAATTTCCCTAATAACACAGCGATATCATGGGAGGGTCGTAGCTGCAATGGCTATAACTCCGAAGGTGTTGGCCGTGGTGTAGTGTTTTATGGCATTAATGGTACTATTTACTATGGCGGCGGCAACGGCTACCAGGTGTACGATGCTGCCAACAAACTGGTAAAAGAGGTAAAGGATGAAACATCGGTTGATGCGGGTAATAAAGTTAGCCCTACCGAACTGCTGGACCTGGTGCACCTGCAAAATTTTATAAAAGCCATACAAGGCACCGAAAAAATTAACCAACCAATTACCGAGGGGCATAAAAGTACATTGATACCCCAATTGGGTAACATAGCGCAGCGTGTTGGGCGAGTGTTAAATTTAGACACCGCTAACGGCCACATACTGCACGATAACGAAGCTAAAAAGCTATGGAGCCGCGACTACCAACCGGGCTGGAATTTAAAAGTATAACATCAACTCATCATATGAAACCTACTACATTATTACTGGCTGCATTGTTTGCTGCCGGTATCCAAAAAGTATCGGCACAAACAAACCCTGGCTATACCAGCCTGTTCGACGG from Inquilinus sp. KBS0705 encodes:
- a CDS encoding TIGR00159 family protein gives rise to the protein MQAFDLSLLKFGVFDVLDVLLVAFIIYQLYNLIRGTIAANIFIGLITIYLLYLVVKALHMQLLTGILAKFVDVGIIAIIIVFQQEVRRFLLLVGKNASLQRNKAWWKYFFGKAEAEKNNYARIKPIIDACKTMKQTRTGALIVFAKYYDEQFYQNSCEVLEAKISKRMLETIFQKNSPLHDGAVVISENKIKSASCILPVTEKADLPAQFGLRHRAGIGVTESNDATAIIVSEETGEISYAKQGRIKMDISFAELEKLLNKDF
- a CDS encoding Gfo/Idh/MocA family oxidoreductase; translation: MQRRRFIQNMAVTAGSTFLFSNSSLASGIYTGSPNKKVVLGVMGVNSRGAFLAQKLAAIPDAEIGYICDVDSIAMARCIADIEKITGKKPIGITDIRQLLEKKDLDALVIAAPDHWHAPATILACQAGKHVYVEKPCSHNPNEGEMAIAASIKYNRLVQMGSQRRSFDNVQKMVQELHNGIIGRAYFARGWYVNNRKSIGIGKEAPVPQNLNYDLWQGYAPRRPYKDNLIHYNWHWHWNWGTGEALNNGTHEIDVMRWGLGVDFPEKVTSSGGRFAFKDDWETPDTQTILVNFPNNTAISWEGRSCNGYNSEGVGRGVVFYGINGTIYYGGGNGYQVYDAANKLVKEVKDETSVDAGNKVSPTELLDLVHLQNFIKAIQGTEKINQPITEGHKSTLIPQLGNIAQRVGRVLNLDTANGHILHDNEAKKLWSRDYQPGWNLKV
- a CDS encoding polyprenyl synthetase family protein → MLNINEIKKPIAAEIDVFEEKFRSSMKSSVPLLDRITHYIVKRKGKQIRPMFVFFSASICGGINESTHRGAALVELLHTATLVHDDVVDNSYQRRGFFSINALWKNKIAVLVGDYLLSKGLLLSIDNGDFKLLKIVSEAVKQMSEGELLQIEKVRRMDIGETVYYEVIRQKTASLIASCCACGAASAGADDATIEKMRLFGEKIGIAFQIKDDMFDFGTDDVGKPLGIDIKEKKVTLPLIYALNNADSSEKKHIINLVKNHNDDSKKINEIIRFVKEKGGLQYAETQMKTYTAAAFDILNTFPPGEARTGLEQLVRFTTERNK
- a CDS encoding M1 family peptidase; this translates as MKTLYAAVLVGSLSACALGTANAQTAAPKPEDPALKIYRETPTKINDLIHTKLDVRFDYKKSYMYGKEWVTLKPHFYPTDSLRLDAKGMDLKTIAVVKNGKNIPLKFTYQDSLSVLIKLDKVYQNSENYTIYIDYTAKPNELKASGSAAITDAKGLYFINPLGTEKDKPTQIWTQGESESSSCWFPTIDKPNQKTTDEIVMTVPAKYVTLSNGRLASQKINGDGTRTDTWKQELPHSPYLFMMAVGDFKITKDTWKGKEVSYYLEPKYAPYAKDIFGFTPEVIDFYSKTLGVDYPWYKYSQIVVRDYVSGAMENTSATLHGEYVQGTRRELLDRYYDAGRSTIVHELFHQWFGDYVTAESWSNLTVNESFADFSETLWAEHKYGKDAGDDHINGDRLSYLNGGDTKSKNLVRFHYKSEMDMFDQVTYQKGGSILYMLRNYLGNAAFYKGLNIYLKTNAFKNGEAHQLRLAMEEASGRDLNWFFNQWYFGAGHPALNISYKYNDTTKLQTVYLQQTQDGNAFILPMAVDIYAGGKVQRHQIWMRDKTDTLNFSVATKPNLVNVDGDKALLARKTDSKTLDELVFQYFNAPLYLDRNEAITAAGKKQSDKGAQKVLIAALHDKYYPLQIKAINLLDMSNDDVRNAAQPILASLAQTDPNNLVKAAAISTLGKLKASGFTTLFKQSLNSESYALQGAALTALGDLNPGDAMNLAKGFEKDNKGALSQAILNIYAANGTDDQYEFVYNAYSESQPQTQYGLMAKFAAFTGRIKSSEWAQKGIKSITEFGVKYKKYGVSPQAVASLNSIKAARSAMGDTASVAAIDKALADIAKAE